A window of the Myxocyprinus asiaticus isolate MX2 ecotype Aquarium Trade chromosome 11, UBuf_Myxa_2, whole genome shotgun sequence genome harbors these coding sequences:
- the LOC127447814 gene encoding kelch repeat and BTB domain-containing protein 7-like, whose product MASVNCFGGPEELEDSNHALSLMKELKLFYDSQLLVDVTIEVEADRGPEDQSVSSTVAAGTFFQCNRNILAAASPYFKSMFTGGLYESTQRKITIHDVDADSMAVIIDYCYTGKVTITEGNVQRLYAAANMLQLEYIRQACANFMTRRLDLSNCAGILKFADTFDNLELKSKAQAFIAKNFVQLSANVKELCELDLRQIKEILTLDSLDVDCERKVCSFAIQWIENNLHADAEDASQVLRCVRWSLFSEKDGVYLDSLKSKPLIKKYLSNVFDGVFDEQCSVISKGVNATKQRVGKSAKEMVLFFGRPNEPFMCYDPYMEEIYSMASPVINLSNQNFKRSPMETFLVCSTPENNLYLASQLSKHFWVYNPLLNCWQELADRLLGRMHSYIGYLNGHLYILGGRDPASDARLKEVECYSIQRNQWILVAPLPHSLGKMQVVTVNERLYVVNKRRMLSYEPKKNHWLQRGSLKRSKLHKACVFQEQIICLCDIPVVKAYNPARGEWRRIGDIPIDSSALNYQVVQHNNKLLLLTIAIVHHNKNRLVVHEYDPARDTWKNVATMFGSSFGSMSLSSRVYTACLGSGQNFVSEEDDDSGSSADWDFDGLTDADSDSGSSSSFSDENW is encoded by the coding sequence ATGGCTTCGGTGAACTGTTTCGGTGGTCCGGAGGAGCTCGAGGACTCGAATCACGCTTTAAGTTTGATGAAAGAGCTGAAATTATTCTACGACTCGCAATTATTAGTCGACGTGACTATCGAAGTAGAAGCTGACCGGGGGCCAGAGGACCAAAGTGTTTCCTCTACTGTTGCAGCAGGAACATTTTTCCAGTGCAACCGCAATATACTGGCTGCAGCGAGCCCTTATTTTAAGAGCATGTTTACAGGAGGATTGTATGAGAGCACGCAGAGAAAGATAACCATTCATGATGTCGACGCTGACTCAATGGCTGTCATCATCGATTACTGCTACACTGGCAAAGTGACAATCACAGAAGGCAACGTGCAAAGGCTCTATGCAGCTGCTAATATGCTTCAGCTGGAGTATATACGGCAGGCTTGTGCTAATTTCATGACGAGAAGGTTGGACCTTTCTAACTGTGCAGGGATTTTGAAGTTTGCTGACACCTTTGACAATCTGGAGCTGAAGAGCAAGGCTCAAGCATTCATTGCAAAGAACTTTGTCCAGCTTAGTGCCAATGTAAAGGAGCTTTGTGAGCTGGACCTGAGGCAAATAAAAGAGATCCTCACTCTGGATTCTCTCGATGTGGACTGTGAAAGGAAAGTGTGTTCTTTCGCTATACAGTGGATTGAGAATAATCTGCATGCAGATGCCGAAGATGCATCGCAGGTCCTTAGATGTGTTCGGTGGTCTTTGTTTTCGGAAAAAGACGGGGTTTATCTCGATAGCCTTAAATCGAAGCCTTTAATAAAGAAATATCTCTCGAATGTGTTCGATGGGGTCTTCGATGAGCAATGCAGTGTGATTTCAAAGGGTGTAAATGCTACCAAACAAAGAGTCGGCAAGAGTGCGAAAGAAATGGTCCTCTTCTTCGGACGGCCAAATGAACCTTTCATGTGCTATGATCCCTACATGGAGGAAATCTACTCAATGGCTTCCCCGGTCATTAACCTATCCAATCAGAACTTCAAACGCTCTCCAATGGAGACGTTTTTGGTCTGTAGTACACCAGAGAACAATTTGTACCTAGCCTCGCAACTGTCAAAGCACTTCTGGGTGTACAACCCATTGTTAAATTGTTGGCAGGAGCTGGCCGATAGACTGCTCGGACGAATGCACTCATACATCGGCTACCTCAATGGGCACCTTTACATTCTGGGTGGCAGAGATCCGGCTTCAGATGCCAGGCTCAAGGAAGTAGAGTGCTATAGCATTCAAAGGAACCAGTGGATTTTGGTGGCCCCTTTGCCTCATTCGTTGGGAAAGATGCAGGTTGTGACAGTCAATGAGCGACTCTATGTGGTGAATAAGAGGAGGATGCTCAGCTATGAGCCAAAGAAAAACCACTGGCTCCAGCGAGGCTCCCTCAAACGCAGTAAACTCCACAAAGCCTGTGTCTTTCAGGAACAGATCATCTGCCTGTGTGACATCCCTGTGGTAAAAGCGTACAACCCAGCTCGTGGAGAATGGAGGCGCATTGGAGACATTCCAATTGATAGCAGTGCTCTCAACTACCAAGTTGTGCAACACAACAACAAACTGCTTCTACTAACGATTGCCATAGTTCATCACAACAAAAATAGGCTTGTTGTACACGAATATGACCCTGCACGGGACACTTGGAAAAATGTGGCCACCATGTTTGGATCCTCATTTGGGTCAATGAGTCTCTCCAGCAGGGTGTATACTGCATGTCTGGGTTCCGGTCAGAATTTCGTCTCGGAGGAGGATGATGACAGTGGCTCCAGTGCTGACTGGGACTTTGACGGATTGACTGATGCAGACTCTGACTCCGGCAGCTCAAGCTCATTTTCAGATGAGAACTGGTAG